Proteins encoded in a region of the Sphingomonas sp. OV641 genome:
- a CDS encoding CHAP domain-containing protein, which yields MTATAANAQFWQCAPYAREISGIQIHGNANTWWGQAAGRYERGAAPKVGAVLSFRPTSRMRVGHVAMVSQIVSDREVLLTHANWSRRGGIERDVRAIDVSEAGDWSLVKVWYAPQGGLGTSSYPTNGFIYSDHADGVAPAIIADQDDEANETRLANLAIAAAAAAPVRGAITIGN from the coding sequence ATGACGGCGACGGCAGCAAATGCGCAGTTCTGGCAGTGCGCTCCTTATGCTCGCGAGATCTCGGGCATTCAGATTCACGGCAACGCCAACACCTGGTGGGGGCAGGCCGCCGGCCGCTACGAACGCGGCGCTGCGCCCAAGGTCGGCGCGGTGCTCTCCTTCCGCCCGACGAGCCGCATGCGGGTAGGGCATGTCGCGATGGTCAGCCAGATCGTCAGCGACCGCGAAGTTCTGCTGACCCACGCCAATTGGTCGCGTCGCGGCGGCATCGAGCGTGACGTGCGCGCGATCGACGTGTCCGAGGCGGGCGACTGGAGCCTGGTGAAGGTGTGGTATGCGCCGCAGGGCGGGCTTGGCACCTCCAGCTATCCGACCAACGGCTTCATCTACAGCGATCATGCCGATGGCGTCGCACCCGCCATCATCGCCGATCAGGATGACGAGGCGAACGAGACCCGCCTCGCCAATCTGGCGATCGCCGCTGCCGCTGCCGCCCCGGTGCGCGGCGCAATCACGATCGGCAACTGA
- a CDS encoding pyruvate dehydrogenase complex dihydrolipoamide acetyltransferase, with amino-acid sequence MSIEIKMPALSPTMEEGTLAKWLVKEGDTVKAGDLMAEIETDKATMEFEAVDEGVVAKLVVAEGTDGVKVGTVIMLLDGEGEESAPAKKQDAPKEEAKSQAKPESKPEPRKEQVDAPVDRETGEPVSQDNPETKPQPAPQQQAPRGDGERVKASPLARRIAAEKGVELSALTGSGPNGRIVKADVESAEPGKAAPAAQQQQAAPSAAAPAAVPAPAPAQIPDIPHETTKLSNMRKTIARRLTESKQQVPHIYLTVDVRLDKLLKLRAELNDSLGARGVKLSVNDLMIKALAVALVQVPKCNVMYTPNELVTFKRADISVAVSTPEGLITPVITEADTASLSSISTRMKDLAARARDKKLKPEEFTGGTASISNMGMFGIKQFEAVINPPQGMILAVGAGEKRPYVIDDALGIATVMSATGSFDHRAIDGADGAELMQAFKALCENPLGMLA; translated from the coding sequence ATGTCGATCGAAATCAAGATGCCTGCTCTTTCTCCGACCATGGAGGAGGGGACGCTGGCGAAATGGCTCGTGAAGGAGGGCGATACCGTCAAGGCGGGTGACCTGATGGCCGAGATCGAGACGGACAAGGCCACGATGGAGTTCGAGGCGGTGGACGAGGGCGTGGTCGCCAAGCTCGTCGTCGCCGAGGGTACGGACGGCGTGAAGGTCGGCACGGTTATCATGCTGCTTGACGGCGAGGGTGAGGAAAGTGCCCCGGCGAAGAAGCAGGACGCGCCGAAGGAAGAAGCGAAGTCCCAAGCCAAGCCCGAATCCAAGCCCGAACCCCGAAAGGAGCAGGTCGACGCGCCGGTCGATCGCGAGACGGGCGAGCCGGTGTCGCAGGACAATCCCGAAACCAAGCCGCAGCCCGCGCCGCAGCAGCAGGCCCCGCGCGGCGATGGGGAGCGCGTGAAGGCCAGCCCGCTCGCGCGTCGCATCGCCGCCGAGAAGGGCGTGGAGCTGTCGGCTCTCACCGGCTCCGGCCCGAACGGCCGCATCGTCAAGGCTGACGTGGAAAGCGCCGAGCCGGGCAAGGCCGCGCCCGCCGCGCAGCAGCAACAGGCGGCGCCGAGCGCTGCCGCTCCGGCCGCCGTGCCCGCCCCGGCGCCGGCGCAGATCCCCGACATCCCGCACGAGACGACCAAGCTCAGCAACATGCGCAAGACGATTGCGCGCCGCCTGACCGAGTCGAAGCAGCAGGTGCCGCACATCTACCTCACCGTGGACGTGCGCCTCGACAAGCTGCTGAAGCTGCGTGCCGAGCTGAACGACAGCCTGGGTGCGCGCGGCGTGAAGCTTTCGGTCAACGACCTGATGATCAAGGCGCTCGCGGTCGCATTGGTGCAGGTGCCCAAGTGCAACGTCATGTACACGCCGAACGAGCTGGTGACGTTCAAGCGTGCCGATATCTCGGTCGCGGTGTCGACGCCCGAAGGCCTCATCACGCCGGTGATCACCGAAGCGGACACCGCTTCGCTCTCGTCCATCTCGACGCGGATGAAGGATCTTGCCGCCCGCGCCCGCGACAAGAAGCTGAAGCCGGAGGAATTCACCGGCGGCACCGCCTCGATCAGCAACATGGGCATGTTCGGGATCAAGCAGTTCGAGGCGGTGATCAATCCGCCGCAGGGCATGATCCTGGCGGTCGGCGCGGGCGAGAAGCGCCCTTATGTCATCGACGATGCGCTCGGCATTGCGACGGTGATGAGCGCCACCGGCAGCTTCGACCACCGCGCGATCGACGGCGCGGACGGCGCGGAGCTGATGCAGGCGTTCAAGGCGCTGTGCGAAAACCCGCTCGGCATGCTGGCTTGA
- the msrB gene encoding peptide-methionine (R)-S-oxide reductase MsrB: protein MSRSLDRRTLILGMSAGAATLVLGACDPSPAEAKAFPLQLRDAQWRERLSPQAYQVLRHEATERPFSSPLDKEKRRGTFACAGCGQTLFSSATKFDSGTGWPSFWAPLKQGVGTRRDFSLGIPRTEVHCARCGGHLGHVFDDGPPPTGKRYCMNGVAMAFRPA from the coding sequence ATGAGCCGTTCGCTTGATCGCCGCACCCTGATCCTGGGCATGAGCGCGGGTGCCGCCACGCTGGTGCTCGGCGCCTGCGACCCCTCGCCCGCCGAGGCAAAAGCCTTTCCGCTGCAACTCCGCGATGCGCAGTGGCGCGAGCGACTGTCCCCGCAAGCCTATCAGGTCCTGCGGCATGAGGCGACCGAGCGGCCGTTCTCCAGCCCGCTCGACAAGGAAAAGAGGCGCGGCACCTTCGCCTGCGCAGGGTGTGGCCAGACGCTGTTCTCGTCCGCCACCAAGTTCGACAGTGGAACCGGCTGGCCAAGCTTCTGGGCGCCGCTGAAGCAGGGCGTCGGCACCAGGCGGGACTTTAGCCTGGGGATCCCGCGAACGGAGGTGCATTGCGCACGATGCGGGGGGCATCTGGGCCATGTCTTCGACGATGGTCCGCCGCCGACCGGCAAGCGTTACTGCATGAACGGAGTCGCAATGGCCTTTCGGCCGGCGTGA
- a CDS encoding MFS transporter, producing MSATLASTASVRSAPAGRRLRGSTMASYGFGAAAYGVKDSGFGTFLLLFYNQVIGVPAATVGFVIMCALIIDAFVDPTIGFLSDRTRTSWGRRHPWLYGSALPIMLGWVLLWNPPQSSQAATLGWLFVIAVMVRSAVSAYEVPSQAMAAELSSDYDERTRIMAYRYLFGWAGGLVMLIAAYWIFLAPTPEYPNGLLNPNGYKGFAIAGALFMGVAILTSAMGTHREIPNLPSPVIEKQTIGQNFAELGQTLRNKAFLILMAAGLFVYTNQGITYAISNYLYTYVWRFTTVTIAGLTVPTFVPLSMVLFGGVLVAFVLAPRIGQVTSKPKAASTAAVLAIIIGTSPYWARLAGVFPEVGSPAMLPLLFTMLALGTAASVTAHILGASMMADVVEDSEQRTGRRSEGVFFAGGFFIQKCTSGVGIFVTGLILAAANFPAKAVPGQVPVEVLDRLTVIYIVAATGLALVAAALYRAFPFGRAEHTARLEALRMQALDSERVDPVP from the coding sequence ATGAGCGCTACTCTCGCAAGCACCGCCTCTGTCCGCAGCGCGCCTGCCGGGCGACGGCTGCGCGGCAGCACCATGGCGAGCTACGGCTTCGGCGCTGCCGCTTATGGCGTGAAGGATTCCGGCTTCGGCACGTTCCTGCTGCTGTTCTACAATCAGGTGATCGGCGTGCCGGCTGCGACGGTCGGCTTCGTCATCATGTGCGCGCTGATCATCGATGCGTTCGTTGATCCGACGATCGGCTTCCTCTCCGATCGCACGCGAACGTCCTGGGGGCGGCGCCATCCGTGGCTTTATGGCTCGGCGCTGCCGATCATGCTTGGCTGGGTGCTGCTGTGGAACCCGCCGCAAAGCTCGCAGGCGGCGACGCTTGGCTGGCTGTTCGTGATCGCCGTGATGGTGCGCAGCGCGGTCAGCGCCTATGAGGTGCCGAGCCAGGCCATGGCGGCCGAGCTCAGCTCGGATTATGACGAGCGCACGCGGATCATGGCCTATCGCTATCTGTTCGGCTGGGCCGGCGGGCTGGTGATGCTGATCGCGGCCTATTGGATCTTCCTGGCGCCGACGCCGGAATATCCCAACGGTCTGCTCAATCCGAACGGCTACAAGGGGTTCGCTATCGCCGGCGCGCTCTTCATGGGGGTCGCGATCCTGACATCCGCCATGGGAACGCATCGTGAGATCCCGAACCTGCCGTCGCCAGTGATCGAAAAGCAGACGATCGGCCAGAACTTCGCCGAGCTTGGGCAGACGCTCCGAAACAAGGCGTTCCTGATCCTGATGGCGGCCGGCCTGTTCGTTTATACGAACCAGGGCATCACCTATGCCATCTCCAACTATCTCTACACCTATGTCTGGCGCTTCACGACGGTGACGATCGCCGGGCTGACGGTGCCCACCTTTGTGCCGCTCAGCATGGTCCTGTTCGGCGGCGTTCTGGTGGCCTTTGTTCTCGCGCCGCGCATCGGCCAGGTGACGAGCAAGCCCAAGGCGGCATCGACCGCTGCCGTGCTGGCCATCATCATCGGCACCTCGCCCTATTGGGCGCGGCTGGCGGGCGTGTTCCCCGAAGTTGGCAGCCCCGCCATGCTCCCGCTGCTCTTCACCATGCTGGCGCTCGGCACGGCGGCCAGCGTGACGGCGCACATCCTGGGCGCATCGATGATGGCGGACGTGGTGGAGGATTCCGAGCAGCGAACCGGACGGCGTTCCGAGGGCGTCTTCTTCGCCGGTGGCTTCTTTATCCAGAAATGCACCAGCGGGGTCGGCATCTTCGTGACCGGCCTGATCCTTGCGGCCGCCAACTTCCCGGCCAAGGCCGTGCCGGGGCAGGTGCCGGTGGAGGTGCTCGATCGCCTGACCGTCATCTATATCGTCGCGGCGACCGGCCTGGCGCTGGTGGCAGCCGCCCTCTATCGCGCCTTTCCCTTCGGCCGCGCCGAACATACCGCGCGGCTTGAGGCATTGCGCATGCAAGCGCTTGATTCGGAGCGGGTTGATCCCGTTCCCTGA
- a CDS encoding glutamate-5-semialdehyde dehydrogenase has product MLDAQNPQAMIAGMAAAARRAAHQLARLSTDQRRTALLRAEEAIRAAEADILAANAADLARAEAAGLSGAMLDRLRLDEQRIAGMAAGVATVATLPDPVGQVIDTVVRPNGLELTRVRVPIGVIGIIYESRPNVTADAAALCVMAGNAAILRGGSEASESNAAIHRAFCAGLSAAGLPTEAVQLVGTTDRAAVGAMLAAQGAIDLVIPRGGKGLVARVQAEARVPVLAHLDGINHVFVHASADAGMAAEIVRNAKMRRTGVCGAMETLLIDADYADPAGLVRSLSDAGCLVRGDDRLRAIIEVAPAGDVDWDTEYLDAICSVAIVDGIEGALAHIARHSSGHTDAIVASDTAVADRFLAEVDSAIVLWNASTQFADGGEFGLGAEIGIATGRLHARGPVALEGLTTYKWVGRGTGQVRS; this is encoded by the coding sequence ATGCTGGACGCGCAAAATCCCCAGGCAATGATCGCTGGCATGGCGGCCGCCGCCCGGCGCGCGGCGCATCAGCTTGCCCGGCTTTCCACCGATCAGCGGCGCACCGCGCTGCTGCGCGCCGAGGAGGCGATCCGTGCCGCCGAGGCAGATATACTGGCGGCCAATGCGGCGGATCTGGCGCGGGCGGAAGCGGCAGGACTATCGGGTGCGATGCTCGATCGGCTGCGCCTCGACGAGCAGCGGATCGCCGGCATGGCGGCCGGTGTCGCGACGGTCGCCACGCTCCCCGACCCGGTCGGGCAGGTCATCGACACCGTGGTACGTCCCAATGGGCTGGAGCTCACCCGCGTTCGCGTGCCGATCGGCGTCATCGGCATCATCTACGAAAGCCGCCCCAACGTGACCGCGGACGCCGCCGCGCTTTGCGTCATGGCGGGAAATGCCGCGATCCTGCGCGGCGGCAGCGAGGCGAGCGAAAGCAATGCGGCCATTCACCGCGCCTTTTGCGCTGGCCTGAGCGCCGCCGGACTGCCCACGGAGGCGGTACAGCTGGTGGGAACCACGGATCGCGCCGCCGTTGGCGCGATGCTGGCGGCGCAGGGCGCAATCGATCTGGTGATCCCTCGCGGTGGCAAGGGGCTGGTCGCGCGAGTGCAGGCCGAGGCGCGGGTGCCCGTGCTCGCCCATCTCGACGGCATCAACCATGTATTCGTCCATGCCTCCGCCGACGCTGGCATGGCCGCGGAAATCGTGCGCAATGCCAAGATGCGACGCACGGGCGTATGCGGCGCGATGGAAACGCTGCTGATCGATGCGGATTACGCGGATCCGGCGGGGCTGGTCCGATCGCTGTCGGATGCGGGATGCCTCGTGCGCGGCGATGATCGCCTCCGCGCGATCATCGAGGTAGCGCCGGCGGGCGACGTGGATTGGGATACCGAATATCTCGACGCCATCTGTTCGGTCGCAATCGTCGACGGGATTGAGGGCGCGCTGGCGCATATCGCGCGGCATAGCTCGGGTCATACCGACGCGATCGTCGCTTCGGACACGGCGGTCGCGGATCGTTTTCTCGCGGAGGTCGATTCCGCCATCGTGCTGTGGAACGCATCGACGCAGTTTGCCGATGGTGGGGAGTTCGGCTTGGGCGCGGAGATTGGCATCGCCACCGGCCGGCTGCACGCGCGCGGGCCCGTCGCGCTGGAGGGGCTGACGACCTACAAATGGGTCGGTCGCGGCACTGGTCAGGTACGAAGCTGA
- a CDS encoding SDR family oxidoreductase, with amino-acid sequence MSLSSLFSLEGRTALVTGGSRGIGKMIAKAFIEQGATVYISSRKAAACDETAAELGPKCIPLPQDVATVEGCRALAAALAEREDHLDILVNNAGAAWGVPFEEFPESGWDKVMDLNVKSPFFLTQALHGLLKTDASHDAPSKVINITSIDGMRLNPWDTYSYHASKAALIYLTKRMAARLIKDGIIVTSLAPGAFASEMNRAARDHGDEVAKGIPMRRIGNFEDMAGAAIFLASRASDYVVGDTLVVDGGLVNAALGTSLEA; translated from the coding sequence ATGAGCCTGAGCAGTCTTTTCAGCCTGGAGGGGCGCACCGCGCTCGTCACCGGCGGCAGCCGCGGCATCGGCAAGATGATCGCCAAGGCCTTCATCGAGCAGGGCGCGACCGTTTACATCTCGTCCCGCAAGGCAGCCGCGTGCGACGAGACGGCGGCGGAACTTGGCCCCAAATGCATCCCCTTGCCGCAGGACGTGGCGACGGTGGAGGGATGCCGCGCGCTCGCCGCCGCCCTGGCGGAGCGGGAGGATCACCTCGACATCCTGGTCAACAACGCCGGCGCGGCCTGGGGCGTGCCGTTCGAAGAGTTTCCGGAGAGCGGCTGGGACAAGGTGATGGACCTCAACGTCAAATCGCCCTTCTTCCTCACCCAGGCGCTGCATGGCCTGTTGAAGACCGACGCGAGCCACGATGCGCCCTCCAAGGTGATCAACATCACCTCCATTGACGGCATGCGGCTGAATCCATGGGACACCTACAGCTACCATGCGTCCAAGGCGGCGCTGATCTATCTGACCAAGCGGATGGCGGCCCGGCTGATCAAGGACGGCATCATCGTCACCAGCCTCGCCCCCGGTGCCTTCGCCAGCGAGATGAACCGCGCCGCGCGCGATCATGGTGACGAGGTCGCCAAGGGCATCCCAATGCGCCGGATCGGCAATTTCGAGGACATGGCGGGCGCCGCGATCTTCCTTGCCAGCCGAGCCAGCGACTATGTCGTCGGCGACACTTTGGTGGTGGACGGCGGCCTGGTCAATGCCGCGCTGGGAACCAGCCTGGAGGCCTGA
- a CDS encoding RcnB family protein, with protein sequence MGRRLVAALMAAAALVPGVTVAQERGGGGRQWSSGAQQRQGQPGGDWQRGGQRARGPERQAQAGAEQARQRSNVRSDRVQRRETPRTDAGRDLRQERREQRRDFTAERQRDRQALSSGAVTRDAFRADRARDTQAFRRDRTQDRRELQRDRRNEVQRSWSRSSADWNDHARWDDRRSDWNDRRPGYDRNDRGGWDRGNWDRGNRDRGSWDRGNWDRGGWNRDWRRDSRYDWGRWRATNRNAFRLPRYYAPYGWNQGYRRFAVGAVLSSVLFAQSYWINDPYAYRLPDTDGAFRWVRYYNDALLVDVYSGEVVDVIHDIFW encoded by the coding sequence ATGGGCAGGAGATTGGTGGCGGCGTTGATGGCGGCAGCGGCGCTGGTGCCTGGCGTCACCGTAGCGCAGGAGCGTGGCGGCGGTGGCCGGCAATGGAGCAGCGGCGCGCAGCAGCGGCAGGGCCAGCCCGGCGGGGACTGGCAGCGCGGCGGCCAGCGCGCGCGCGGCCCGGAGCGTCAGGCGCAGGCCGGCGCAGAACAGGCTCGGCAGCGATCCAATGTGCGCAGCGACCGAGTGCAAAGGCGCGAAACGCCGCGCACCGATGCGGGCCGGGACTTGCGTCAGGAACGCCGGGAGCAGCGTCGTGACTTCACGGCCGAGCGGCAGCGCGATCGCCAGGCGCTTTCCTCCGGAGCGGTGACGCGCGATGCGTTCCGTGCCGACCGGGCGCGCGACACCCAGGCATTCCGCCGCGACCGCACGCAGGACCGGAGAGAGCTGCAGCGCGACCGTCGCAACGAAGTGCAACGTAGCTGGTCGCGCAGCAGTGCCGACTGGAACGACCATGCGCGCTGGGATGATCGCCGGAGCGACTGGAACGATCGGCGACCGGGCTATGATCGGAATGATCGCGGCGGATGGGATCGGGGCAACTGGGACCGGGGCAATCGGGATCGGGGCAGCTGGGATCGCGGCAACTGGGATCGTGGGGGCTGGAATCGAGACTGGCGCCGCGACTCGCGCTACGATTGGGGTCGCTGGCGGGCGACGAACCGCAATGCCTTCCGCCTGCCGCGCTATTACGCGCCCTACGGCTGGAACCAGGGCTATCGCAGGTTTGCGGTAGGTGCGGTCCTCTCGTCGGTGCTGTTCGCGCAGAGCTACTGGATCAACGATCCTTATGCCTATCGCCTGCCCGACACGGACGGGGCGTTCCGCTGGGTGCGCTATTACAATGATGCGCTGCTGGTGGATGTCTATTCGGGCGAAGTGGTGGACGTGATCCACGACATCTTCTGGTAA
- a CDS encoding isoprenylcysteine carboxylmethyltransferase family protein, with translation MHQKVALTPDRHADPRPPSAVSHGVGVAGLAGLIAWVLFARVYGLDGPYAALVNLLACGIPMVLWSLLVDKVHRRPSTGIDWAKVRPWRETIDVSLVKLVGLWATWAAIALIYGTGRFYWEGNFRFAMWCFGTAAPFLFLLSIPYVIWLDRRLVEPRDGAWAFGAWLTHTSGTEPEAIYAHLRAWGVKAFFLAFMLAIVPPGFGEFIRTPTFGLLADPVRLANWLITFMFVIDVAFATVGYVLTMRPLDAHIRSANPYAAGWAAALICYPPFILMDQGGPLDYHPGTADWSQWLQGHPLLLAIVGAVLVLLTAIYAWATVAFGLRFSNLTHRGILTHGPYAWSRHPAYLTKNLFWWLSTLPLLTTGSMVDAARATLILAAVSGIYYWRARTEERHLSADPIYRDYSAWMSRNAPVPRFFRWVGGR, from the coding sequence ATGCATCAGAAAGTCGCGCTCACCCCCGACCGTCACGCCGATCCGCGGCCGCCTTCCGCCGTATCGCATGGCGTGGGGGTTGCCGGGCTGGCAGGGCTGATCGCCTGGGTTCTGTTCGCACGCGTCTATGGCCTGGACGGGCCCTATGCCGCGCTCGTCAACCTGCTGGCGTGCGGCATACCGATGGTGTTGTGGTCGTTGCTGGTGGACAAGGTGCATCGCCGCCCATCCACCGGGATCGACTGGGCAAAGGTGCGCCCCTGGCGTGAGACGATCGACGTCAGCCTGGTGAAGCTGGTCGGGCTATGGGCCACCTGGGCGGCGATCGCGCTGATCTATGGAACGGGGCGCTTTTACTGGGAGGGCAATTTCCGTTTCGCCATGTGGTGCTTCGGCACCGCCGCGCCTTTCCTGTTCCTGCTCTCCATCCCGTATGTGATCTGGCTCGACCGCCGGCTGGTGGAGCCGCGCGACGGCGCCTGGGCGTTCGGCGCCTGGCTGACGCATACCAGCGGCACCGAGCCGGAGGCGATATATGCTCACTTGCGCGCCTGGGGGGTGAAGGCGTTCTTCCTAGCGTTCATGCTGGCAATCGTGCCGCCCGGCTTTGGCGAGTTCATCCGGACGCCCACTTTCGGCCTGCTGGCGGATCCGGTGCGGCTCGCCAATTGGCTGATCACCTTCATGTTCGTAATCGACGTGGCTTTTGCGACGGTCGGCTATGTGCTGACGATGCGGCCGCTCGACGCGCATATCCGCAGCGCCAATCCCTATGCGGCCGGCTGGGCCGCTGCGCTGATCTGCTATCCGCCGTTCATCCTGATGGATCAGGGCGGCCCGCTCGATTACCACCCCGGCACCGCGGACTGGAGCCAATGGCTTCAGGGACATCCGCTGTTGCTGGCGATCGTCGGTGCGGTGCTGGTGCTGCTGACCGCGATCTACGCCTGGGCGACGGTTGCGTTCGGCCTGCGCTTTTCGAACCTGACGCATCGCGGGATCCTCACCCACGGGCCCTATGCCTGGTCCCGCCACCCCGCCTATCTCACCAAGAACCTGTTCTGGTGGCTCTCCACCCTGCCCCTGCTGACCACGGGATCGATGGTCGATGCCGCGCGCGCGACGCTGATCCTCGCGGCGGTCAGCGGCATCTATTACTGGCGCGCGCGAACGGAGGAGCGGCACCTGTCGGCGGACCCGATCTATCGCGACTATAGCGCCTGGATGAGCCGCAACGCCCCGGTGCCGCGCTTCTTCCGCTGGGTCGGCGGCAGATGA
- a CDS encoding GAF domain-containing protein, producing the protein MYQFDIKAGEKAELYRDILSALDALTADEPDPVANMANAAALIWQYLPDLNWAGFYRMVAGELVLGPFQGKPACIRIAVGAGVCGAAAATRETQLVADVHAFPGHIACDAESASELVVPIVHDGRLIGVLDLDSPTPSRFDAEDAAGGEAIAALLAARIA; encoded by the coding sequence ATGTACCAGTTCGATATCAAGGCCGGCGAGAAGGCCGAACTTTACCGCGACATCCTGTCCGCGCTCGATGCCCTGACCGCGGACGAGCCCGATCCCGTGGCGAACATGGCCAATGCGGCGGCGCTGATCTGGCAATATCTGCCCGACCTGAACTGGGCCGGTTTCTACCGCATGGTCGCTGGCGAACTGGTCCTCGGGCCGTTCCAGGGCAAGCCGGCGTGCATCAGGATCGCGGTGGGCGCAGGCGTGTGTGGTGCCGCTGCCGCCACGCGCGAGACGCAGCTGGTGGCGGACGTCCATGCTTTTCCCGGGCACATCGCCTGCGACGCTGAGAGCGCGTCCGAACTGGTGGTTCCGATCGTGCATGATGGCCGCCTCATCGGCGTGCTTGATCTCGACAGCCCGACGCCGTCGCGGTTCGACGCGGAGGATGCTGCGGGCGGGGAGGCGATTGCCGCGCTGCTCGCTGCCCGGATCGCTTGA
- a CDS encoding SDR family NAD(P)-dependent oxidoreductase, protein MRFSGKRAVVTGGASGIGRATALRLAEEGAEVWIGDIDEAGGRELASTSNGKIHFQLCDVTQAEEIRALMEAPGELDVLFNNAGAGGAPEKIDEIAPEDWDRTQSLLLRSVALGMRYAAPLMAKRGGGAIVNTSSVSALGTGYAPTAYSTAKAGVLHLSKMAAADLAKHGIRVNAVIPGFITTNIFTRHLDVPADKLERANQVIAQVAAGAQPVKRAGRPEDIAAAVSFLLSEDAAFVTGTHLVVDGGITIGTRQSWDPDQPGLFAALEALQ, encoded by the coding sequence ATGCGCTTTTCGGGCAAGCGTGCCGTCGTGACCGGCGGCGCTTCGGGCATCGGTCGTGCAACGGCTTTGCGGCTGGCGGAGGAGGGTGCCGAGGTCTGGATCGGCGACATTGATGAGGCCGGCGGCCGGGAGCTTGCCAGCACCTCCAACGGCAAGATCCACTTTCAGCTTTGCGATGTGACCCAGGCGGAGGAGATCCGCGCGCTGATGGAGGCGCCGGGCGAACTGGACGTCCTGTTCAACAATGCCGGTGCCGGCGGCGCGCCCGAGAAGATCGACGAGATCGCGCCCGAGGATTGGGACCGGACCCAATCATTGCTGCTCCGCTCCGTGGCGCTCGGCATGCGTTATGCCGCGCCGCTGATGGCGAAGCGCGGCGGCGGCGCGATCGTCAACACCTCCTCCGTTTCCGCACTGGGCACCGGCTATGCGCCGACCGCCTATTCGACGGCAAAGGCCGGGGTGCTGCACTTGTCCAAGATGGCGGCCGCGGATCTGGCAAAGCACGGCATCCGCGTGAACGCCGTCATCCCGGGCTTCATCACCACCAACATCTTCACCCGCCACCTGGACGTGCCGGCCGACAAGCTGGAGCGCGCGAACCAGGTGATCGCGCAGGTCGCCGCCGGGGCCCAGCCGGTGAAGCGCGCCGGTCGGCCGGAAGACATCGCCGCCGCGGTATCCTTCCTGCTCAGCGAGGACGCGGCCTTTGTCACCGGCACGCATCTGGTGGTGGATGGTGGTATAACCATTGGAACGCGGCAGAGTTGGGATCCGGACCAGCCCGGATTGTTCGCCGCACTGGAGGCTCTGCAATGA
- a CDS encoding universal stress protein codes for MRIYLTVIDDAPEAEIALRFAARRAVKTGGGVEILALVEQQEFIAFGGVQATIEEEARRRAEGLVAKAAGTLIEESGLRPSITVRQGDGPKIIRELIAGNPDVAALVLGASGDGPPGPLVTHFAGQAGTLPIPLMIIPGNLDREAIDRLS; via the coding sequence ATGCGTATCTATCTGACCGTGATCGATGACGCGCCGGAGGCGGAGATCGCATTGCGGTTTGCCGCGCGCCGGGCGGTGAAGACCGGCGGCGGCGTCGAGATCCTGGCGCTGGTGGAGCAGCAGGAATTCATCGCCTTTGGCGGCGTGCAGGCGACGATCGAGGAAGAAGCGCGGCGGCGCGCGGAAGGGCTGGTGGCGAAAGCGGCGGGCACGCTGATCGAGGAATCTGGGCTGCGCCCGTCGATCACCGTGCGACAGGGCGACGGGCCGAAGATCATCCGGGAACTGATCGCCGGCAACCCGGACGTGGCGGCGCTTGTGCTCGGCGCATCGGGAGACGGACCGCCGGGGCCGCTGGTGACGCATTTCGCCGGTCAGGCGGGAACGCTGCCGATCCCGCTCATGATCATTCCGGGCAACCTCGATCGAGAGGCGATCGACCGGCTGAGCTAG